The Sulfurospirillum sp. UCH001 genome segment AAAGGAGCAACAGCGTGAGTAAACAAATCCTTCTCTCTCACGGAGGTGGTGGCGAAGAGACCCAAAACCTCATAAAAGACCTTTTTTTCAAACATTTTGAGAATGACATTTTGCTTCGTATGGAAGATGCGGCAAGCCTTGTGATGAATGACCATAAAATCGCTTTTACAACCGACTCTTTTGTTGTGTCACCACTCTTTTTTAAAGGTGGAAACATCGGTAAATTGGCTATTGCTGGAACAGTGAATGACCTTTCGATGATGGGTGCAAAGCCTCGTTATATGACCTGTTCGTTTATGATCGAAGAGGGTTTTTTAGTCTCTCATCTGGAAGATATCGTCATGACGATGCGTGATGAAATGGCAAAAAGTGGTGTTAAAATCGTTGCGGGTGATACCAAAGTTGTACCTCGTGGTGGTGTTGATGGACTTTTTATTAACACAGCAGGCATTGGTGAAATTATGTGTGAGAACATCTCTGCACACAATTTGGAAAATGATGATGTCATTATCGTCTCTAACGAAGTGGGCAATCACGGTGCGTGCATTTTAGCGACTCGCGAAGAGATAGAACTTGAGAGTGACCTTCAAACAGACTGTGCAAGTCTATGGAAACCTGTT includes the following:
- the hypE gene encoding hydrogenase expression/formation protein HypE; translation: MSKQILLSHGGGGEETQNLIKDLFFKHFENDILLRMEDAASLVMNDHKIAFTTDSFVVSPLFFKGGNIGKLAIAGTVNDLSMMGAKPRYMTCSFMIEEGFLVSHLEDIVMTMRDEMAKSGVKIVAGDTKVVPRGGVDGLFINTAGIGEIMCENISAHNLENDDVIIVSNEVGNHGACILATREEIELESDLQTDCASLWKPVEALIDANVKIHALRDATRGGLSAVLNEWASTSHVCIEVDEAKIPVAKEVRGVCELLGFEPYEFANEGTMVIALPKAEAQRALDILKQFDETAKVAMIGTVSDRFADKVVLHTPWGSERFLEPPKGELLPRIC